The DNA region TTATTTCCCCGTTACCGGAAAATAGAGATCGGTTATCAGCTGATCTTCCGGCGTCTCCATTGGATTATTTCGATACACTTCAAATGATGGCTGGTTGGTTTTCTGGAAGTCACTGGCAGGGAGCCAACTGTTATAAAACTCGTTATAAACCGGCTCCAGCGCTGAATAAGGACCGATATGGCGATAGGTGGCGTAGCATCCACCGGTTATTAATACGGGCCTGACAATCTCAGAGAGCTGTTGGTCTGGCAAAGGATGTTCAAACTGCAAACAGGCATCAGAACGGCACTGTTCCGGGGCTTTAACCTTCGGATTGTCGTGATAAACCGCAATGGCCGCTCTAACCTGAGCGGTGAGATCTTCCGCCAGTGCCCAGTCCCAGAGTGCATTAAACGCCTTATTGATTTCAGGATAAGGGCCACAGTGCCTGATGCCGTAAACAGTGATGGTGTCGCGATTTTCGATAGTAATATTCATAGTGTATCCCTAAGATTATTAGCCAGTAGTAGTAAAGTTAACCACACTCATCGCGTATTTGGATAGAATTCAATGTGCTGTTAAAAATAATAGCTCAATGACACTCTGACTGTTTATTAATCCGGCGCTAATTCTGATTAATTTTACTGCTAATAAACGCGGTAACGCTCTGGTTATCTGACTGAGTCATTTCCTTAGGAATACCAATGTATCCTTCATTGGTAATAATAAAAATATATTTGTCATGAGTTATAACGGATTTAACAAAGCTCCATTTAAGAGCAATAACGAACTGTGCGCGAATTTGGTTGATACCATGTTCACCGATCTCAATGATTTCATCGTGTTCCGATAAGGCTGTTTGACGGTGTTGTTTCATTTTTTGGGATAGGCAAAAGTTATAACGAATACCTTCAAAATAGATGCCGAACATGAACGCTAAGACCAGTTTGACCCAGAGATCATAGCGTTCGGGGATTGCATCCCACATCATTGCGACCACAATTAAACAGAAGTAGAAAATAACATTGGCAATGCGCTGAAAAATACTCCGGCGTTTATGACGGTTTAACGCCAGAAACAGACGCGTAGCTTCTTTGTGATCCCGATAGGACATGGCCGGGATAGTATATCTGTAAGTTATATTGCCAATATTCCCATCAAATGCATCTGATTTATCGATCATTCCTGTTATTTCCGCGGGTAAAAAAATCCCCTGTCAAAACAGGGGAGTTAATTTCAAAATAATATCACAATATGTTCTGGTTATAGCTTCGTAGGCTTAATTTCCCAAATTTCTTCCGCGTACTCCTGAATGGTACGGTCAGAAGAGAAGTAGCCCATATTGGCTATATTTAGCGCAGCTTTGCGTGCCCAGAGGTTTGGCTTACGATAAAGTTTATCCACCTCGTCGTGCATATCCACATAAGAGCGGTAATCTGCCAGGAGTTGATAGTAATCACCGAAGTTAACCAGTGAATCAAACAGAGCACCGTAGCGATGAGGATCTTCAGGATTAAATACCCCGGTGGCGATTTGGTTTAATACCTGATTCAGCTCCGCATCCTCTTCGTAAATTTTACGTGGGTCGTAGCCATGAGCCCGTAGCGTTTCAACCTGCTCGGTGGTGTTGCCAAAAATAAAGATATTGTCATCACCTACATGCTCTTTCATTTCCACGTTAGCACCATCAAGCGTACCAATGGTTAACGCGCCGTTCATGGCAAACTTCATGTTACTGGTACCTGATGCTTCTGTTCCTGCCAGAGAGATCTGCTCAGACAGATCGGCTGCAGGAATAATCATCTGCGCCAGACTGACGCTGTAGTTAGGTATAAATACCACTTTCAGCTTGTTCTTAATGCGCGCATCGTTGTTAATCACTTTCGCCACATCGTTGATCAGATGAATAATCAGCTTGGCGTTAACGTAAGATGAAGCGGCCTTACCGGCAAAAATTACCGCTTTAGGCACCCAGTCAGCATCCGGAGATTGCAAGATACGGTTATATCGAGTGATAACCTGCAGTAAATTAAGTAACTGGCGTTTGTACTCATGAATCCGTTTAATCTGCACATCAAATAGCGCATTAGGATTAAGAATCACATTAAGGTTTTCTGCCACATACTCTGCCAGCTTTTTCTTATTCTGTAATTTAGCTTGTTTGATTTGGTCAATAAAGGCCGGGAAGTCGACAGCTTCATTCAGATAAGAGAGCTTACTCAGATCGGTACGCCAGGTTTTGTCGATGGTTTTATCCAGCAGCTCGGAAAGAGGGCGGTTGGCCAGCCCTATCCAGCGTCTTGGCGTTACGCCATTGGTTTTATTACAGAAGTGGTGAGGGAAAATCTTGGCAAAATCGGCAAACAGTGATTTCACCATCAGATCGGAATGCAGTGCTGAAACCCCATTGACCTTGTGACCACCAATAACCGCCAGCCATGCCATTCTAATCCGACGACCGTTAGATTCATCAATCAGAGATACGCGGCTTAATAAACCAGGATCGTCCGGATAGTGCTCTTTAACCACTTTCAGGAAGTATTCGTTAATTTCAAAAATAATCTGCAAGTGGCGAGGCAGAATTTTGCCCATCATATCCACCGGCCAGGTTTCTAACGCTTCACTCATCAGAGTATGGTTGGTGTAGGAGAATATACGAATTGTCATCTCCCAGGCATCTTCCCATTTGAAATTGTGATTATCGATCAACAAACGCATTAATTCAGGAATAGCCAGAACCGGGTGGGTGTCATTCAGGTGAATGGCAACTTTCTCCGCCAGGTTATCGTAGGTTTCATAAGCCAGCCAGTGGCTATGCAGAATATCCTGCAGCGTGGCGGAAACTAAAAAGTACTCCTGGCTCAGACGCAGTTCGCGGCCAGATGAGGTAGAGTCGTTAGGGTAGAGCACCCGGGATACGTTCTCGGAATTGTTTTTATCTTCCACCGCCGCAAAATAATCGCCCTGATTAAACTTACCCAGGTTAATTTCGTTACTGGCACGTGCCGACCATAAGCGCAGGGTATTGGTCGCATCTGTATCATAACCCGGAATAATCTGGTCGTAAGCACAGGCCAGAATCTCCTCGGTTTCTACCCAATGAGAGGTTTTACCTTCAGTTTGTACTCGTCCACCAAAGAACACTTTATAACGGACATTATGGCGCGGGAATTCCCAGGCATTACCATATTCCAGCCAGTTATCCGGTGATTCTGCCTGCTGACCATCGACAATATTCTGTTTAAACATGCCGTAATCATAACGAATGCCGTAACCGCGAGCCGGTAGGCCTAGCGTGGCCAGAGAATCCAGGAAACAGGCCGCCAGACGGCCCAGACCGCCGTTGCCCAGACCCGGATCGTCCTCTTCGTTAATTAATTGCTCCAGATTGAAGCCCATGCTGTCGAGAGCCTGCGCCAGATCGTCATAGATGCCGAGGTTCAAAAGCGAGTTAGACAGCGTTCTGCCAATCAAAAATTCCATCGACAGATAAGAGACGCGACGACCAGACTGGGAGAAGTGCGCGCGAGTAGAACGCAACCAGCGTTCTACCATCAGATCCCGTACGGAAAATGAGATAGCGTTTAGCCAGTCATGTTCAGTAGCCAGCGCGGGTTCTTTACCAATAACAAACTTCAATTTTTCCTGGATGGAATTTTTTAAATTCCGGATGCGTTCTTCGGGTGTTTCAAAATTAAATTGTGAAGACATAAGTCTCGTCCATATTGTGTATGTGTCAGCGTTAAGGGCAAATCCATTTTTTGCCAGAGGCCCTGTGAATTTTTAATTATCAATAATTGGGTTTCATGGTTTGAAACCCAGCTTGGTTTTAAGTGGTATATCCATGCGGTCCATATTTAAGTTATCGTTCAATATTTCAGCAATGCAAGAAAAAGCTAACTTAAATGTTGGTACATGGTTAAGTATTTCTCGGCGGCAATATCCCAGCTAAAGTCCATCGCCATAGCCTGACGTTGTACTCGACGCCACTTAACTGGCTCAGCCCAAAGGGCAAACACCCGTCGAATAGCATCGTTTAATTCATTGACCTGACTGTCGCGGAAGATAAAACCGGTAGCTAATTTATCCGCCAGATTTTCCAGCGAGCAGTCAATGACGGTATCTGCCAGGCCACCGGTATATCTGACCAGCGGGAGGGTGCCGTATTTCAAGCCATAAAGCTGAGTTAATCCGCATGGCTCAAAGCGGCTGGGAACCAGAATGACATCTGCTGCGCCGATGATGTTGTGGGCCAGTGCTTCGTCATAACCAATATGTACCGCTATCTGTTTAGGGTACTGTTTGGCCATATCCAGCCAGGCATCCTGTAGGTGGGTATCACCACTACCCAACAGGACCAGTTGCCCCCCCAGTTCCAGCAGTTTTGGCAAAGATTCTAACAGCAAATCCAGACCCTTTTGACTACTCAGGCGACTTACCACACCAAACAGCGGCGCATCAGGGGTGACTGTCAGAGCCTGTTGATACTGCAGCGCTGCTTTGCATGCTGCTTTACCCGCCATCTTTCTCGGATGGTAATTTTCCGGCAGCAGTGGATCGGTTAATGGATTCCATATTTGATAGTCAACGCCGTTGAGAATACCGGTTAACTTACCGTGATATTGACGCTGCTCAAGCAGGTTTTCCATACCAAAACCGTACTCTGATTGGGTTATCTCTTTGGCATATGTTGGGCTGACGGCGGTGATCATATCCGCGTAATACAGACCCGCTTTGAGATAGGAAATTTGCCCGTAGAACTCCAGCCCGTCAGGTTGCATAAAATGAGAGGGAAGATGAAGCTCATGCAAATGTCGGGCAGAAAATTGTCCCTGATAGGCCAGGTTATGCACGGTAAATACCGAGCGAGCCGGATAGCCACGAGCAGCTAGATAGGCACCTGCCAGTCCGGCATGCCAGTCGTGGGCGTGAACAATTTCAGGCTGCCAGTAAGGGTCAATCGCGCAAGCCAGTTCACAGGCAACCCAGCCTAATAACGCAAAGCGTTTATAGTTATCAGCATACTCATGCTGGGCACCATCGTGGTAAGGACTGCCAGGACGATCGTAAAGATGCGGTGCATCAATCAGATAGATTCCCACGCCATTATAAGTGCCATAACGTAGGGTTATTTTACCGGCAAAGGTCTCTTGTTCGGCGACCAGTGAGGTTTCTCCAATGCCTTTCATCAAGGCGGGAAAGCCGGGCATCAGCAGGCGAACATCGGCCCCTGCGGCAATCTGAGCTGCGGGAAGGGCACCGAGTACATCAGCCAGTCCTCCCGTTTTTAATAGCGGGTACAACTCAGAACATGCGTGTAAAACTCGCATCCTAACTCCTGTCTGAAAATAGAAACATCCCGGTTTGCGATGATC from Limnobaculum xujianqingii includes:
- the glgP gene encoding glycogen phosphorylase, which gives rise to MSSQFNFETPEERIRNLKNSIQEKLKFVIGKEPALATEHDWLNAISFSVRDLMVERWLRSTRAHFSQSGRRVSYLSMEFLIGRTLSNSLLNLGIYDDLAQALDSMGFNLEQLINEEDDPGLGNGGLGRLAACFLDSLATLGLPARGYGIRYDYGMFKQNIVDGQQAESPDNWLEYGNAWEFPRHNVRYKVFFGGRVQTEGKTSHWVETEEILACAYDQIIPGYDTDATNTLRLWSARASNEINLGKFNQGDYFAAVEDKNNSENVSRVLYPNDSTSSGRELRLSQEYFLVSATLQDILHSHWLAYETYDNLAEKVAIHLNDTHPVLAIPELMRLLIDNHNFKWEDAWEMTIRIFSYTNHTLMSEALETWPVDMMGKILPRHLQIIFEINEYFLKVVKEHYPDDPGLLSRVSLIDESNGRRIRMAWLAVIGGHKVNGVSALHSDLMVKSLFADFAKIFPHHFCNKTNGVTPRRWIGLANRPLSELLDKTIDKTWRTDLSKLSYLNEAVDFPAFIDQIKQAKLQNKKKLAEYVAENLNVILNPNALFDVQIKRIHEYKRQLLNLLQVITRYNRILQSPDADWVPKAVIFAGKAASSYVNAKLIIHLINDVAKVINNDARIKNKLKVVFIPNYSVSLAQMIIPAADLSEQISLAGTEASGTSNMKFAMNGALTIGTLDGANVEMKEHVGDDNIFIFGNTTEQVETLRAHGYDPRKIYEEDAELNQVLNQIATGVFNPEDPHRYGALFDSLVNFGDYYQLLADYRSYVDMHDEVDKLYRKPNLWARKAALNIANMGYFSSDRTIQEYAEEIWEIKPTKL
- a CDS encoding AraC family transcriptional regulator, which codes for MNITIENRDTITVYGIRHCGPYPEINKAFNALWDWALAEDLTAQVRAAIAVYHDNPKVKAPEQCRSDACLQFEHPLPDQQLSEIVRPVLITGGCYATYRHIGPYSALEPVYNEFYNSWLPASDFQKTNQPSFEVYRNNPMETPEDQLITDLYFPVTGK
- the glgA gene encoding glycogen synthase GlgA, whose product is MRVLHACSELYPLLKTGGLADVLGALPAAQIAAGADVRLLMPGFPALMKGIGETSLVAEQETFAGKITLRYGTYNGVGIYLIDAPHLYDRPGSPYHDGAQHEYADNYKRFALLGWVACELACAIDPYWQPEIVHAHDWHAGLAGAYLAARGYPARSVFTVHNLAYQGQFSARHLHELHLPSHFMQPDGLEFYGQISYLKAGLYYADMITAVSPTYAKEITQSEYGFGMENLLEQRQYHGKLTGILNGVDYQIWNPLTDPLLPENYHPRKMAGKAACKAALQYQQALTVTPDAPLFGVVSRLSSQKGLDLLLESLPKLLELGGQLVLLGSGDTHLQDAWLDMAKQYPKQIAVHIGYDEALAHNIIGAADVILVPSRFEPCGLTQLYGLKYGTLPLVRYTGGLADTVIDCSLENLADKLATGFIFRDSQVNELNDAIRRVFALWAEPVKWRRVQRQAMAMDFSWDIAAEKYLTMYQHLS